From Catenulispora sp. EB89, a single genomic window includes:
- the sigJ gene encoding RNA polymerase sigma factor SigJ — protein sequence MLGSAADAEDVVQETWLRWAEVDAGLRATVADPRAYLVRIVTRLALNRLRTLSRRREDYVGSWLPEPLLTSPDVAEDVELAESVSVAMLTVLETLKPVERAVFVLREVFDTPYAEIARALGKTPASVRQTAKRAREHVAARRPRMRVDRAEQRRVVERFLAALGDGDLRALMAVLAPDVVVVADGGGVVPTVSHPVTGAEAAAAYLVAAVTWAGERFAVATMWLNGAPAARIEVDVTTALSFAVEDGLISRIYAVRNPAKLARLEAETVLVR from the coding sequence ATGCTCGGCTCGGCCGCCGACGCCGAGGACGTGGTGCAGGAAACGTGGCTGCGGTGGGCCGAGGTGGACGCCGGGCTGCGCGCGACGGTCGCGGACCCGCGTGCCTACCTGGTGCGCATCGTGACCCGGCTGGCGCTGAACCGGCTGCGCACGCTGTCCCGCCGACGCGAGGACTACGTCGGGTCCTGGCTTCCCGAGCCGCTGCTGACGAGCCCCGACGTGGCCGAGGACGTGGAGCTGGCCGAAAGCGTGTCGGTCGCGATGCTCACGGTGCTGGAGACGCTGAAGCCGGTCGAGCGCGCGGTGTTCGTTCTGCGGGAGGTGTTCGACACGCCGTACGCCGAGATCGCCCGAGCACTCGGCAAGACCCCGGCCTCGGTACGCCAGACCGCGAAGCGCGCCCGGGAACACGTCGCGGCGCGCCGGCCGCGCATGCGCGTCGACCGCGCCGAGCAGCGCCGCGTCGTCGAACGCTTCCTCGCCGCCCTCGGCGACGGCGACCTGCGCGCCCTGATGGCGGTACTGGCTCCGGACGTGGTGGTCGTCGCCGACGGCGGCGGAGTGGTGCCCACGGTGAGCCACCCGGTCACCGGTGCGGAGGCGGCGGCGGCCTACCTGGTCGCGGCGGTCACGTGGGCGGGGGAGCGCTTCGCGGTCGCGACGATGTGGCTGAACGGGGCGCCGGCCGCGCGGATCGAGGTCGACGTGACGACGGCGCTGAGCTTCGCGGTCGAGGACGGGCTGATCAGCCGGATCTACGCGGTGCGCAACCCGGCGAAGCTGGCTCGGCTGGAGGCCGAGACGGTGTTGGTGCGGTGA
- a CDS encoding YoaK family protein, whose product MARGRKVHGTAGLREVRGTAGLVVLLTAVAGWVDSVSYVRSGSVFVANQTGNAVFLAVQVAERWVPGVHHAGVVAEADTYGPFSSLLGFCVGVAVSVLPLRRSRRSGDREPPWVLLVIEALLLASVIVLAAAPRELRLGVAAAAMGVQSVYAAKVAIRGISTTTLTGTLVALISAFAEEPGRRARKGIALLTLVWLAYTVGAWGGAAAGLTWSIGTVHGLAAAAVGLVAVAVWSERRGRLRDGVASA is encoded by the coding sequence GTGGCGCGAGGGCGGAAGGTGCACGGCACCGCGGGGTTGCGGGAGGTGCGCGGGACTGCGGGGTTGGTGGTGCTGCTGACGGCGGTCGCGGGGTGGGTGGACTCGGTCTCGTACGTGCGCTCGGGGTCGGTGTTCGTCGCCAACCAGACCGGCAACGCGGTGTTCCTCGCGGTGCAGGTGGCCGAGCGCTGGGTGCCGGGGGTGCACCACGCGGGGGTGGTGGCGGAGGCGGACACGTACGGCCCGTTCTCGTCGCTGCTCGGTTTCTGTGTGGGCGTCGCGGTGTCGGTGCTGCCGCTGCGCCGCTCGCGCCGCAGCGGCGACCGGGAGCCGCCGTGGGTCCTGCTGGTGATCGAGGCGCTGCTGCTCGCATCGGTGATCGTGCTGGCCGCGGCCCCGCGCGAACTGCGCCTCGGCGTGGCGGCCGCGGCGATGGGGGTGCAGAGCGTGTACGCGGCGAAGGTCGCGATCCGCGGGATCTCGACCACGACGCTGACCGGCACCCTCGTCGCGCTGATCTCGGCCTTCGCCGAGGAGCCGGGACGGCGCGCGCGCAAAGGCATCGCGCTGCTGACGCTGGTGTGGCTCGCCTACACGGTCGGCGCCTGGGGCGGCGCGGCGGCCGGGCTGACCTGGTCGATCGGGACGGTGCACGGCTTGGCCGCGGCGGCGGTGGGGCTGGTGGCGGTCGCGGTGTGGTCGGAGCGGCGGGGGCGGTTGCGGGACGGTGTCGCGAGTGCGTGA
- a CDS encoding GNAT family N-acetyltransferase, whose translation MPVLTDPSIRFRRSFLEAVKEFHADTEYEPSWFITDVDDAALSDSDEAAFEVYVARVIAEGTEAGAKPGFVPMTTLWWTEGEEMLGRLAIRHRLIPELERVGGHIGYDVRPSARRRGHATAMLRAALPVAAGLGVAEALVTCDDTNVGSRRVIEACGGRFADEQDHKLRFWVPTS comes from the coding sequence ATGCCTGTGCTGACAGATCCTTCGATACGTTTCCGGCGCTCGTTCCTGGAGGCCGTGAAGGAGTTCCACGCCGACACCGAGTATGAGCCCTCGTGGTTCATCACCGATGTCGATGACGCGGCGTTGTCCGACTCCGACGAGGCGGCGTTCGAGGTGTACGTCGCGCGCGTGATCGCCGAGGGTACCGAGGCCGGGGCCAAGCCCGGGTTCGTGCCGATGACCACGCTGTGGTGGACCGAGGGCGAGGAGATGCTCGGGCGGCTGGCGATCCGCCACCGGCTGATCCCGGAGCTGGAGCGCGTCGGCGGGCACATCGGGTACGACGTCCGTCCGAGTGCGCGGCGGCGGGGGCACGCGACGGCGATGCTGCGGGCGGCGCTGCCGGTCGCGGCCGGGTTGGGTGTCGCCGAGGCGTTGGTGACGTGTGACGACACCAATGTGGGCTCGCGGCGGGTGATCGAGGCCTGCGGCGGCCGGTTCGCCGACGAGCAGGATCACAAGCTGCGATTCTGGGTGCCGACGTCGTGA
- a CDS encoding MBL fold metallo-hydrolase, whose product MPDYTGDVTQGGPPAVRDLPDLTITKVSVGPTDNNAYLLRSKSTGTQVLIDAANEAPTLLALVPDGLQAVITTHQHGDHWQALEAVVAATAARTHAGRADAGGIPVETDVPVDDGDVLRFDDIELTAIHLVGHTPGSIALLYRDPTGTPHLFTGDCLFPGGVGGTFGDKEAFDSLYEGVVTKIFDRLPDETWVYPGHGKDTTLGAERPQLAEWRARGW is encoded by the coding sequence ATGCCCGACTACACCGGCGACGTCACCCAGGGCGGACCGCCCGCCGTCCGCGACCTGCCCGACCTGACCATCACCAAGGTCTCGGTCGGCCCCACGGACAACAACGCCTACCTCCTGCGCAGCAAGAGCACCGGCACCCAGGTCCTGATCGATGCCGCCAACGAGGCCCCGACCCTCCTGGCCCTGGTGCCCGACGGCCTCCAGGCAGTCATCACCACCCACCAGCACGGCGACCACTGGCAGGCCCTGGAAGCCGTCGTCGCCGCCACCGCGGCCCGCACCCACGCCGGCCGCGCCGACGCCGGGGGCATCCCGGTCGAGACCGACGTCCCCGTGGACGACGGCGACGTCCTGCGCTTCGACGACATCGAACTCACCGCCATCCACCTGGTCGGGCACACGCCCGGCAGCATCGCCCTGCTCTACCGGGACCCCACCGGCACCCCGCACCTGTTCACCGGCGACTGCCTGTTCCCCGGCGGCGTCGGCGGCACGTTCGGGGACAAGGAGGCGTTCGACTCGCTCTACGAGGGCGTGGTCACGAAGATCTTCGACCGGCTGCCCGACGAGACGTGGGTCTACCCCGGCCACGGCAAGGACACGACGCTGGGCGCGGAGCGTCCGCAGCTGGCGGAGTGGCGGGCTCGGGGCTGGTAG
- a CDS encoding MBL fold metallo-hydrolase, translating to MTYHGIVHVGGPPAVHELAQLIVTKIAVGPKAANCYLLRDRLTGDQVLIDAADDAPALIQLVNGELAAVVTTHPHRDHWRALAELVAATGAVTMAGAHDAGAIEVPTKVALHDGDEIRLGRSLLTAMHLAGDAPGAVALVYDDPKGHPHLFTGDLLSGAGVGAGPTPAELLTGALAALPDETWVYPARGNDSTLGAERAGIGA from the coding sequence ATGACGTACCACGGCATCGTCCACGTCGGCGGCCCGCCGGCCGTCCACGAACTGGCACAGCTGATCGTCACCAAGATCGCGGTCGGCCCGAAGGCGGCGAACTGCTACCTCCTGCGCGACCGCCTCACCGGCGACCAGGTCCTCATCGACGCCGCCGACGACGCCCCGGCCCTGATCCAACTCGTCAACGGCGAACTGGCCGCAGTGGTGACCACGCACCCACACCGCGACCACTGGCGCGCACTGGCCGAGTTGGTAGCCGCCACCGGCGCGGTGACGATGGCCGGCGCCCACGACGCGGGCGCGATCGAGGTCCCGACAAAGGTGGCGCTGCACGACGGCGACGAGATCCGGCTCGGGCGCTCCCTGCTGACGGCGATGCACCTGGCCGGCGACGCGCCGGGGGCGGTGGCGCTGGTGTATGACGATCCGAAGGGGCATCCGCACTTGTTCACGGGGGACTTGTTGTCGGGGGCGGGGGTGGGGGCCGGCCCGACGCCGGCCGAGCTGCTGACCGGGGCGCTGGCCGCGCTGCCGGACGAGACGTGGGTGTACCCGGCTCGGGGGAACGACTCCACGCTGGGCGCGGAGCGGGCCGGGATCGGGGCGTAG
- a CDS encoding maleylpyruvate isomerase family mycothiol-dependent enzyme, protein MTESPTIPASFDAAADLEQITEATAHLLATVAAMAEEELREPSLCEGWTRGHVLAHIARNADGLSNMLNTAATGEVTPMYESDDKRNADIEAGSSRPVQEQLADLRESAGRFVEAYAAAQAAGHWNAPVYRTADATPYPAHQLPGKRLGEVLIHHVDLDLDFTPAHWSDPFTDRWFTDALARFQTRPEFPALRLDVEEEDQVYGVKADPQDPGVVIVRGPKRALLAWLLGRASGDGLVAVIPAGGRGPLPKLPAWA, encoded by the coding sequence GTGACCGAATCACCGACCATCCCCGCCTCCTTCGACGCCGCCGCGGACCTCGAGCAGATCACCGAGGCCACGGCGCACCTGCTGGCCACCGTCGCCGCCATGGCCGAGGAGGAACTGCGCGAGCCCTCGCTGTGCGAGGGCTGGACCCGCGGGCACGTCCTGGCCCACATCGCCCGCAACGCCGACGGCCTGTCCAACATGCTCAACACCGCGGCGACCGGTGAGGTCACGCCGATGTACGAATCCGACGACAAGCGCAACGCCGACATCGAGGCCGGCTCTTCCCGGCCGGTCCAGGAGCAGCTGGCGGACCTGCGGGAATCGGCGGGCCGCTTCGTCGAAGCCTACGCCGCGGCGCAGGCGGCCGGGCACTGGAACGCCCCGGTGTACCGGACGGCCGACGCGACCCCGTACCCGGCGCACCAGCTGCCCGGCAAGCGCCTCGGCGAGGTCCTGATCCACCACGTCGACCTGGACCTGGATTTCACGCCGGCGCACTGGTCGGACCCGTTCACCGACCGCTGGTTCACCGACGCACTGGCCCGCTTCCAGACCCGACCGGAGTTCCCGGCACTACGCCTGGACGTCGAGGAGGAGGACCAGGTCTACGGCGTGAAGGCGGACCCGCAGGACCCCGGCGTGGTGATCGTCCGCGGCCCGAAGCGCGCCCTACTGGCCTGGCTCCTCGGCCGCGCCTCCGGCGACGGACTGGTCGCGGTGATCCCGGCCGGCGGCCGCGGCCCGCTGCCGAAGCTGCCGGCCTGGGCCTGA
- the uvrA gene encoding excinuclease ABC subunit UvrA — MDRLIVRGAREHNLKDVSVDLPRDALIVFTGLSGSGKSSLAFDTIFAEGQRRYVESLSAYARQFLGQMDKPDVDFIEGLSPAVSIDQKSTSKNPRSTVGTITEVYDYLRLLYARAGRPHCPVCGRPIARQSPQQIVDRVLELQEGTRFQVLAPVVRERKGEYADLFAELQTKGYSRARVDGVVVQLTEPPTLKKQEKHTIEVVVDRLSVKASAKRRLTDSVETALQLGGGMITLEFVDLAEDDPNRERMYSEHLYCVYDDLSFEELEPRSFSFNSPFGACPTCSGLGVKLEVDTELVIPDPDKTLSDGAITVWAASGMGASWFGHMLASLGQEIGFDMDTPWGRIPAKAQKVILEGYKKKLTVRYTNRHGSKRAWETTYEGVKPWITRRYAESDSDSARERLTGYMREVPCEACDGTRLKPVIRAVTLGGERSEGGRSIDEIAALPVGECAQYLRELALTDREAQIAARVLKEVNERLQFLVDVGLDYLSLDRASATLAGGEAQRIRLATQIGSGLTGVLYVLDEPSIGLHQRDNHRLIETLIRLRDLGNTLIVVEHDEDTIAIADWVVDIGPGAGEHGGQVVVSGTVEDLLASEDSLTGQYVSGRRRIEIPATRRPIDPERQLVVRGARENNLRGIDVAFPLGVFVAVTGVSGSGKSTLVNDILYSTLARELNGARTVPGRHTRVDGVDLLDKVVHVDQSPIGRTPRSNPATYTGVFDHIRKLFANTTEAKVRGYQPGRFSFNVKGGRCENCQGDGTIKIEMNFLPDVYVPCEVCHGARYNRETLEVHFKGKNIGEVLDMPIEEAADFFEAVPAISRHMQTLVDVGLGYVRLGQSATTLSGGEAQRVKLAAELKRRATGRTVYVLDEPTTGLHFEDINKLLGVLQRLVDQGNSVIVIEHNLDVIKTADWLVDMGPEGGRGGGIVVAEGTPEDVAKVAASHTGRFLEPILHGEANAATAALTAAQARKPQVAEAIEAAKRSNAPKAAARTAASKTTAAKAPTAAKTAAAKTTAAKTTAAKTVAKKAPAKKAAAKK, encoded by the coding sequence GTGGATCGGCTGATCGTCCGCGGCGCGCGGGAGCACAACCTCAAGGACGTCTCGGTAGACCTCCCCCGGGACGCCCTTATCGTGTTCACCGGCTTGTCCGGCTCGGGCAAGTCCTCGCTGGCGTTCGACACGATCTTCGCTGAGGGCCAGCGGCGATACGTGGAGTCGCTGTCGGCTTACGCGCGCCAGTTCCTCGGGCAGATGGACAAGCCCGACGTCGACTTCATCGAGGGGCTGTCCCCGGCGGTGTCGATCGACCAGAAATCGACCTCGAAGAACCCGCGCTCGACCGTGGGCACCATCACCGAGGTCTACGACTACCTCCGTCTGCTCTACGCCCGGGCCGGCCGCCCGCACTGCCCGGTCTGCGGCCGCCCGATCGCCCGGCAGAGCCCGCAGCAGATCGTGGACCGGGTGCTGGAGCTTCAGGAGGGTACCCGCTTCCAGGTCCTGGCCCCGGTGGTCCGCGAGCGCAAGGGCGAGTACGCCGACCTGTTCGCCGAGCTCCAGACCAAGGGATACAGCCGGGCCCGGGTGGACGGCGTCGTCGTGCAGCTCACCGAGCCGCCGACGCTGAAGAAGCAGGAGAAGCACACCATCGAGGTGGTGGTCGACCGGCTCTCGGTCAAGGCCAGTGCCAAGCGCCGGCTCACCGACTCGGTCGAGACCGCGCTCCAGCTCGGCGGCGGCATGATCACGCTGGAGTTCGTCGACCTCGCCGAGGACGACCCGAACCGCGAGCGCATGTACTCCGAGCACCTGTACTGCGTCTACGACGACCTGTCGTTCGAGGAGCTGGAGCCGCGCTCGTTCTCCTTCAACTCCCCCTTCGGCGCCTGCCCGACCTGCTCGGGCCTGGGCGTGAAGCTGGAGGTGGACACCGAGCTGGTGATCCCGGACCCGGACAAGACCCTGAGCGACGGCGCGATCACCGTCTGGGCCGCCTCCGGCATGGGCGCGAGCTGGTTCGGGCACATGCTGGCCTCCCTGGGCCAGGAGATCGGCTTCGACATGGACACGCCCTGGGGGCGGATCCCGGCGAAGGCCCAGAAGGTCATCCTCGAGGGCTACAAGAAGAAGCTCACGGTCCGCTACACCAACCGGCACGGCTCCAAGCGCGCGTGGGAGACCACCTACGAGGGCGTCAAGCCGTGGATCACCCGGCGCTACGCCGAGTCCGACAGCGACAGCGCCCGCGAGCGCCTGACCGGCTACATGCGCGAGGTCCCCTGCGAGGCCTGCGACGGCACCCGCCTCAAGCCGGTCATCCGCGCCGTCACCCTGGGCGGGGAGCGCTCCGAGGGCGGCCGCTCGATCGACGAGATCGCCGCGCTGCCGGTCGGCGAGTGCGCGCAGTACCTGCGCGAGCTGGCCCTGACCGACCGCGAGGCGCAGATCGCCGCCCGGGTGCTCAAGGAGGTCAACGAGCGCCTGCAGTTCCTGGTCGACGTCGGCCTGGACTACCTGTCGCTGGACCGCGCCAGCGCCACCCTGGCCGGCGGCGAGGCCCAGCGCATCCGGCTGGCCACCCAGATCGGCTCGGGCCTGACCGGCGTGCTGTACGTGCTCGACGAGCCCTCCATCGGCCTGCACCAGCGCGACAACCACCGGCTGATCGAGACCCTGATCCGGCTGCGCGACCTGGGCAACACCCTGATCGTGGTGGAGCACGACGAGGACACCATCGCCATCGCCGACTGGGTGGTGGACATCGGCCCGGGCGCCGGCGAGCACGGCGGGCAGGTCGTGGTCTCCGGCACCGTGGAGGACCTGCTGGCCTCCGAGGACTCGCTGACCGGCCAGTACGTCTCCGGGCGGCGCCGGATCGAGATCCCGGCGACGCGCCGGCCGATCGACCCCGAGCGGCAGCTGGTGGTGCGCGGCGCGCGCGAGAACAACCTGCGCGGCATCGACGTGGCCTTCCCGCTCGGTGTCTTCGTCGCGGTCACCGGCGTCTCCGGCTCCGGCAAGTCCACGCTGGTCAACGACATCCTGTACTCGACGCTGGCGCGCGAGCTGAACGGCGCCCGCACCGTCCCGGGCCGGCACACCCGGGTGGACGGCGTGGACCTGCTGGACAAGGTCGTGCACGTCGACCAGTCGCCGATCGGCCGCACCCCGCGTTCCAACCCGGCCACCTACACCGGCGTGTTCGACCACATCCGCAAGCTGTTCGCCAACACCACCGAGGCCAAGGTCCGCGGCTACCAGCCCGGCCGGTTCTCCTTCAACGTCAAGGGCGGCCGCTGCGAGAACTGCCAGGGCGACGGCACCATCAAGATCGAGATGAACTTCCTGCCGGACGTGTACGTGCCCTGCGAGGTCTGCCACGGCGCGCGCTACAACCGGGAGACCCTGGAGGTCCACTTCAAGGGCAAGAACATCGGCGAGGTCCTGGACATGCCGATCGAGGAGGCCGCGGACTTCTTCGAGGCGGTCCCGGCGATCTCCCGGCACATGCAGACGCTGGTCGACGTGGGGCTGGGCTACGTGCGCCTGGGCCAGTCGGCGACCACGCTGTCCGGCGGCGAGGCGCAGCGCGTGAAGCTGGCCGCCGAGCTGAAGCGCCGGGCCACCGGCCGGACGGTCTACGTGCTGGACGAGCCGACCACCGGGCTGCACTTCGAGGACATCAACAAGCTGCTCGGGGTGCTCCAGCGGCTGGTCGACCAGGGCAACTCGGTGATCGTGATCGAGCACAACCTGGACGTCATCAAGACCGCCGACTGGCTGGTCGACATGGGTCCCGAGGGCGGGCGCGGCGGCGGGATCGTGGTCGCCGAGGGCACGCCGGAGGACGTGGCGAAGGTCGCGGCCAGCCACACCGGCCGGTTCCTGGAGCCGATCCTGCACGGCGAGGCGAACGCCGCGACCGCGGCGCTGACGGCGGCGCAGGCGCGCAAGCCGCAGGTCGCCGAGGCGATCGAGGCGGCGAAGCGGAGCAACGCGCCGAAGGCGGCGGCCAGGACCGCTGCTTCGAAGACCACCGCGGCGAAGGCTCCGACGGCGGCCAAGACCGCGGCC